One stretch of Miscanthus floridulus cultivar M001 chromosome 18, ASM1932011v1, whole genome shotgun sequence DNA includes these proteins:
- the LOC136520738 gene encoding protein HOMOLOG OF MAMMALIAN LYST-INTERACTING PROTEIN 5-like: MGSESEPAKGLLPYLQRADELQKHEPLVAYYCRLYAMEKGLRIPQKERTKTTNSILISLMNQLEKDKKSLTLGPDDNLHLEGFALNVFAKADKQDRAGRADINTAKTFYAASIFFEILNQFGELQPDVEQKQKYAIWKASEIRKALKEGRKPEAGPPGGDKDEAPVNTTTISQDMGQSPSFSSVHQGSEASPGPVIMDFSRRDSFSAVQPGNNVPRQSTEFNDHPSTQLPYSPPPPSQSQHPSPSQSYSSPSYQATDYPSSDFHKPSPNYSSPPYTSTDYPTFEVHKPPSNYSPPPYTRTDHPSNDGYNPHSNDKPDVSAYPQAYQPPPCTIDPQHTSQNYYSTEAPAAPYNYPNFQSYPSFQDSTAPSVPTHQSSFYPACDGPAATSYTPASNSSAPTHYHSTAESSPQLTPPAAPPASQYKYDSSYQPEVEKIAEAHKAARFAVGALAFDDVSVAVDHLKRALDLLTNPSAEPH; this comes from the exons ATGGGGAGCGAGTCGGAGCCCGCCAAGGGGCTGCTGCCTTACCTGCAGCGCGCCGACGAGCTGCAGAAGCATGAGCCCCTCGTGGCGTACTACT GTCGGCTCTACGCGATGGAGAAGGGGCTGAGGAtaccccagaaggagcgcaccaAGACCACAAACTCCATCCTCATCTCCCTCATGAACCAGCTCGAGAAG GACAAGAAATCGTTGACTTTGGGGCCTGACGACAATCTTCATTTGGAGGGATTTGCATTAAACGTCTTTGCTAAAGCAGATAAACAGGACCGTGCTGGACGAGCTGACAT AAACACTGCTAAAACCTTCTATGCTGCAAGCATCTTCTTTGAGATTCTTAACCAGTTTGGCGAGCTTCAACCTGAT GTTGAGCAAAAGCAGAAATATGCCATCTGGAAAGCATCTGAAATAAGAAAAGCTCTCAAAGAAGGCCGGAAGCCGGAAGCTGGACCACCTGGTGGGGATAAAGATGAAGCGCCTGTCAATACCACCACCATTTCTCAA GATATGGGGCAAAGTCCTTCCTTCAGCAGTGTACACCAGGGCAGTGAAGCATCACCTGGACCTGTCATCATG GATTTTAGTAGGCGGGATAGCTTTTCTGCTGTGCAGCCAGGAAACAATGTCCCTCGCCAAAGTACAGAGTTCAATGATCATCCCTCTACCCAGTTACCCTATTCACCCCCACCACCCTCGCAATCCCAGCATCCTTCTCCATCACAATCTTATTCCTCTCCCTCGTACCAGGCAACAGATTACCCTTCTTCTGATTTTCACAAACCATCCCCCAATTATTCATCTCCCCCCTACACAAGCACAGATTACCCTACCTTTGAGGTCCACAAACCACCTTCCAATTATTCCCCACCTCCTTACACCAGGACAGATCACCCTTCCAATGATGGCTACAATCCTCACAGCAATGATAAACCAGATGTTTCGGCTTACCCTCAGGCATACCAACCCCCACCCTGCACAATTGACCCTCAGCACACCTCTCAAAACTACTACTCCACCGAAGCCCCAGCTGCTCCATACAACTACCCTAATTTCCAGTCATATCCAAGTTTCCAGGACAGCACGGCACCTTCTGTCCCGACGCATCAATCTTCATTTTATCCTGCATGTGATGGCCCTGCAGCTACATCATACACTCCTGCCTCAAATTCCTCCGCCCCAACACACTACCACTCAACTGCTGAGTCTTCACCTCAACTTACTCCTCCAGCTGCGCCACCAGCTAGCCAGTATAAATATGATAGCAGTTACCAGCCTGAA